In Anser cygnoides isolate HZ-2024a breed goose chromosome 14, Taihu_goose_T2T_genome, whole genome shotgun sequence, one genomic interval encodes:
- the FNDC9 gene encoding fibronectin type III domain-containing protein 9 yields MTEPEMGIIRGSARGRDLEEAGGTRRWEEGKVERGEGATLLTSTEGLLRTRQGRGTMNIEVHNITYTSATVSWATNNPCPENYYHVMYRPNWNSVFASYLRQNFHREERVPHSLSSLVLHRLTPSTIYVLCITCKNSYPSSNHCTTFHTLDQPPLLFGGSKHEPTTSMWMVSSLLLLCFIALLAYGCLQFWSARCRGASRLKEPDGSSEEVGEGSSSLDGPSSDGLKEELLEVPMTTVLMRSSSFMRESPYSSPRCFFPYKNSDDRRAILPQHGLQ; encoded by the exons AGATGGGTATAATACGAGGCAGCGCACGGGGAAGGGATTtagaggaggcaggagggacCCGGCggtgggaagaggggaaggtgGAAAGAGGGGAAGGTGCCACACTGCTCACCAGCACCGAGGGGCTGCTGCGGACCCGCCAGGGGAG GGGCACAATGAACATCGAAGTGCACAACATCACTTACACCAGTGCCACAGTCTCCTGGGCCACAAACAACCCTTGTCCGGAGAATTACTACCACGTCATGTACCGCCCCAACTGGAACAGCGTCTTCGCCAGCTATTTACGCCAAAACTTCCACCGTGAGGAGCGAGTTCCCCATTCCCTCAGCTCCCTCGTCCTCCACCGACTCACGCCTTCTACCATCTACGTCCTCTGCATCACGTGCAAGAACTCCTACCCCTCCAGCAACCACTGCACCACGTTCCACACCCTGGACCAACCCCCCCTGCTTTTCGGCGGCTCAAAGCACGAGCCCACCACCTCCATGTGGATGgtgagcagcctgctgctgctctgcttcatAGCTCTCTTGGCCTACGGCTGCCTGCAGTTCTGGTCGGCACGGTGCCGCGGGGCTTCCAGGCTGAAGGAGCCTGATGGCAGCTCAGAAGAAGtgggagaaggcagcagctcGCTGGATGGTCCCTCAAGCGATGGACTGAAAGAGGAGCTTCTGGAAGTGCCCATGACCACTGTGCTAATGAGGAGCTCCAGTTTCATGAGGGAGAGCCCATATAGTTCCCCCCGCTGCTTCTTCCCCTACAAGAACAGCGATGATAGGAGGGCCATCTTGCCGCAACATGGCCTTCAGTGA